Proteins co-encoded in one Pseudomonadota bacterium genomic window:
- a CDS encoding YigZ family protein, which produces MITLREPCEGLLEAKGSRFLASVVPITQFDAHLAASRAAHPKANHHVIAWRRLNEHGQVQEVAKDDGEPSGTAGQPMLRVLRGQGWIEVGALVVRYFGGIKLGTGGLARAYAGAMSEALKHATPIPWVEQAEALLRAPFDTSAILEREVNGADGVRILERHFDSAGVRLRVSGPSAHIEALRERYG; this is translated from the coding sequence ATGATCACCCTTCGTGAGCCCTGCGAGGGCCTGCTCGAGGCCAAAGGCTCCCGCTTTCTCGCCAGCGTAGTGCCCATCACGCAGTTCGACGCGCACCTGGCGGCGTCGCGGGCCGCACACCCGAAGGCGAACCATCACGTGATCGCCTGGCGTCGCCTGAACGAGCACGGGCAGGTGCAGGAGGTGGCCAAGGACGACGGTGAGCCCTCGGGTACGGCCGGCCAACCGATGCTGCGGGTCCTGCGCGGTCAGGGGTGGATCGAGGTGGGTGCGCTCGTGGTGCGCTACTTCGGCGGCATCAAGCTGGGCACCGGCGGGTTAGCGCGCGCCTACGCGGGCGCCATGAGCGAGGCCCTGAAGCACGCGACGCCTATCCCGTGGGTCGAGCAGGCCGAAGCCCTGTTGCGGGCGCCCTTCGACACCTCGGCCATCCTCGAGCGCGAGGTGAACGGTGCGGACGGCGTGCGCATCCTCGAGCGCCACTTCGACAGCGCCGGCGTTCGCCTTCGCGTCAGCGGTCCTTCCGCGCACATCGAGGCCCTGCGCGAGCGCTACGGCTGA
- a CDS encoding dicarboxylate/amino acid:cation symporter, protein MSVQVALYWAILVAAFAGLYWLARGGKTLLWQRVMIALVGGVVVGFVFGDLAISSKWIGDIFVRLIRMIVVPLIFTTIVAGVISMGDPKRLGGIGAKAIGLYMLTTLGAIIVGLTFGVLFEPGAGVDISGAVPKTLAEAPPIGERLLNIVPENPFAALANGDVLSIIFFSLFLGVAIVLAGEKTRPLSDAIEAAAETVLKLATIVMEFAPYGVFALVAWVAGTLGIDALRQLFVLTLVVYGACVVHMILVYGGLIRGVLGLPLVRFFRGILDAQAVAYSTSSSSATLPVTINCVERNLGVKNTVASSVLPLGSTINMDGTALYQGIIATFAAQVFGIDLVFTDYLLIALTVTLVSIGTAGVPSASLFLAATVLSTFGVTDAQTALIVGFILPFDRILDMARTVVNITGDAAVAVTVAKSEGELDEESFRSVAVI, encoded by the coding sequence ATGTCCGTCCAGGTCGCCCTCTACTGGGCCATTCTCGTCGCCGCGTTCGCCGGTCTGTACTGGCTCGCCCGGGGTGGCAAGACCCTGCTCTGGCAGCGGGTGATGATCGCCCTCGTGGGCGGCGTGGTGGTCGGCTTCGTGTTCGGCGACCTGGCGATCTCGAGCAAGTGGATCGGCGACATCTTCGTCAGGCTGATCCGGATGATCGTGGTGCCCTTGATCTTCACCACCATCGTGGCGGGCGTGATCTCCATGGGAGATCCGAAGCGTCTCGGGGGTATCGGCGCGAAGGCGATCGGGCTCTACATGCTCACCACCCTCGGCGCCATCATCGTCGGCCTCACCTTCGGGGTGTTGTTCGAACCGGGCGCAGGCGTGGACATCTCGGGCGCGGTGCCCAAGACCCTGGCCGAAGCGCCCCCCATCGGCGAGCGCTTGCTCAACATCGTGCCGGAGAACCCCTTCGCCGCGCTCGCCAACGGCGACGTCCTGTCCATCATTTTCTTCTCGCTGTTTCTGGGGGTTGCGATCGTGCTGGCGGGGGAGAAGACGAGACCGCTGAGCGATGCGATCGAAGCGGCAGCGGAGACCGTGCTGAAGCTCGCGACAATCGTCATGGAGTTCGCGCCCTACGGCGTCTTCGCCCTGGTGGCCTGGGTGGCCGGCACGCTCGGCATCGATGCCCTGCGTCAGCTGTTCGTGCTGACCCTGGTGGTCTACGGCGCGTGTGTGGTGCACATGATTCTGGTCTACGGGGGGCTGATCCGCGGCGTCCTGGGCTTGCCGCTGGTGCGCTTCTTTCGCGGCATCCTCGATGCGCAGGCCGTGGCCTACTCCACGTCATCGAGCTCCGCCACACTGCCCGTGACCATCAACTGCGTCGAGCGCAACTTGGGGGTGAAGAACACGGTGGCCTCGTCCGTGCTGCCGCTCGGCTCTACGATCAACATGGACGGCACGGCCCTATACCAGGGCATCATCGCCACCTTCGCCGCCCAGGTGTTCGGCATCGACCTCGTGTTTACGGATTACCTATTGATCGCGCTGACCGTGACCCTGGTCTCCATCGGCACGGCTGGCGTACCTTCGGCCTCCCTGTTCCTGGCGGCCACGGTGCTCTCCACCTTCGGCGTGACGGACGCGCAGACGGCGCTGATCGTCGGCTTCATCCTGCCCTTCGACCGGATTCTCGATATGGCGCGCACGGTGGTGAACATCACCGGCGACGCCGCAGTGGCGGTGACCGTGGCGAAGTCGGAGGGAGAACTGGACGAGGAGAGCTTCCGCTCGGTCGCCGTGATCTGA